The Penicillium oxalicum strain HP7-1 chromosome IV, whole genome shotgun sequence genome contains a region encoding:
- a CDS encoding putative dihydroxy-acid dehydratase, translating to MLPPFRARVPAALRSLSRSTAPVRTLTTTLPRFQNEDKALNKVSRHITQPKSQGASQAMLYAVGLTEEDMNKAQVGISSVWFNGNPCNMHLLDLNNKVRQGVQDQGLIGFQFNTVGVSDAISMGTTGMRYSLQSRDLIADSVETVMGGQWYDANISIPGCDKNMPGVLMAMGRVNRPSLMVYGGTIKPGCAVTQNNADIDIVSAFQAYGQFIAKEITEPQRFDVIRHACPGEGACGGMYTANTMATAIETMGMTLPGSSSNPANSQAKYMECLAAGGAIKRLLAEDIRPRDILTRQAFENAMVLVNITGGSTNAVLHLIAIADSVGIKLTIDDFQAVSDRTPFLADLKPSGKYVMADLFALGGTPAVLKMLLKEGLIDGSGMTVTGETMAKNLEKVPDLPDDQKIIRPFSNPIKPTGHIQILRGSLAPGGSVGKITGKEGTVFTGKARVFDSEDDFIAALERSEIKKEEKTVVVIRYCGPKGGPGMPEMLKPSAALMGYGLGSSCALITDGRFSGGSHGFLIGHIVPEAAVGGPIGLLHDGDVITIDAEKRVLDVDVPESELAVRRQDWEARKAAGKLPETGLTMRGTLGKYARTVKDASQGCITDAVE from the exons ATGCTGCCGCCATTCCGAGCACGCGTGCCCGCTGCTCTGCGGAGCTTGTCTCGTTCCACCGCGCCGGT TCGCACTCTGACCACCACTCTTCCCCGTTTCCAAAATGAGGACAAGGCGCTCAACAAGGTCTCACGGCATATCACCCAGCCCAAGTCCCAGGGTGCCTCGCAGGCGATGCTGTACGCCGTCGGTCTGACGGAAGAGGACATGAACAAGGCTCAGGTTGGAATTTCATCAGTCTGGTTCAATGGCAATCCTTGCAACATGCACCTGCTCGACTTGAACAACAAAGTGCGCCAGGGTGTGCAGGACCAGGGCCTCATTGGATTCCAGTTCAACACCGTCGGTGTCAGTGACGCCATCAGTATGGGAACCACGGGAATGCGCTACTCCTTGCAAAGTCGCGATCTCATTGCCGACTCGGTGGAGACCGTCATGGGTGGACAGTGGTATGATGCCAATATCAGTATTCCTGGCTGTGACAAGAACATGCCCGGTGTTCTCATGGCCATGGGCCGTGTCAACCGCCCGAGTTTGATGGTATACGGTGGTACCATTAAGCCCGGCTGTGCGGTGACTCAGAACAATGCCGATATCGATATTGTTTCTGCCTTCCAGGCCTATGGTCAATTTATCGCCAAGGAAATCACCGAGCCCCAGCGATTCGATGTGATTCGTCACGCGTGTCCCGGCGAGGGTGCCTGTGGTGGTATGTACACGGCCAACACGATGGCGACCGCGATTGAGACCATGGGTATGACTCTGCCCGGCTCCTCCTCTAACCCGGCCAATTCCCAGGCCAAGTATATGGAGTGCTTGGCCGCCGGTGGCGCGATCAAGAGACTGCTCGCCGAGGACATTCGTCCGCGCGACATCCTGACCCGTCAGGCCTTCGAGAACGCCATGGTTCTCGTCAACATCACCGGTGGATCTACCAACGCAGTCCTCCACTTGATCGCCATTGCCGATTCCGTCGGCATCAAGCTCACCATTGACGACTTCCAGGCCGTGTCCGATCGCACTCCCTTCTTGGCCGACCTGAAGCCCTCTGGCAAGTACGTCATGGCTGATCTCTTCGCTCTTGGCGGTACGCCTGCCGTGCTGAAGATGCTGCTCAAGGAGGGCCTCATCGACGGCTCTGGCATGACCGTGACCGGTGAGACGATGGCCAAGAACCTGGAGAAGGTACCGGACCTTCCCGATGACCAGAAGATCATCCGTCCCTTCAGCAACCCGATCAAGCCCACCGGTCACATTCAGATCCTGCGAGGCTCCCTTGCCCCCGGTGGTAGTGTCGGTAAGATCACCGGCAAGGAGGGCACTGTGTTCACCGGCAAGGCCCGCGTGTTTGATTCCGAGGACGATTTCATTGCTGCGCTGGAACGCAgcgagatcaagaaggaggagaagacaGTTGTGGTCATTCGCTACTGCGGTCCTAAGGGTGGCCCCGGCATGCCTG AAATGCTCAAGCCTTCCGCCGCTCTGATGGGCTACGGACTTGGCTCGTCATGCGCCTTGATCACTGATGGTCGTTTCTCCGGTGGTTCTCACGGATTCCTGATCGGCCACATTGTGCCCGAGGCTGCCGTTGGTGGACCCATTGGTCTCCTCCACGATGGTGATGTGATTACGATCGATGCTGAAAAGCGCGTTCTTGATGTCGATGTGCCCGAGTCCGAGCTCGCCGTACGCCGTCAGGACTGGGAGGCCCGCAAGGCCGCCGGCAAGTTGCCCGAGACTGGTCTGACCATGCGTGGTACCCTGGGCAAATACGCTCG GACTGTCAAGGACGCCAGCCAGGGCTGTATCACCGATGCTGTGGAGTAA
- a CDS encoding DNA polymerase epsilon subunit C, with the protein MTDENYRPRSPDFSSPSHPDYRSSTAISNSYFPFHPTSYAPPSPVHHYHYNQHATSDFPAFFSSSSPSSYSRPTSSRVCQQYIPPASTDLDEMARRSSRLQAQDASLAAVSQPVQPMPLAQPIEPVQPIQPIQPIQQPMPVVAPTPEEEIFDARPAASIEVKTKFPVARIKRIMQADEDVGKVAQVTPIAVSKALELFMISLVTKAAQEAKERNSKRVTATHLKHAVAKDEVLDFLADIIAKVPDAPASRKHDDDGSDQNEGRRKRGGRRPKEESD; encoded by the exons ATGACCGACGAGAATTATCGTCCACGCTCGCCcgatttctcttctccctctcatcCTGACTACCGTTCATCCACCGCCATCTCCAACTCGTACTTCCCCTTCCACCCCACTTCGTACGCGCCGCCGAGTCCCGTCCACCATTACCATTATAACCAGCACGCCACCTCCGACTTTccagccttcttctcttcttcctctccctcttcctaCTCACGCCCCACCTCCAGTCGCGTTTGTCAACAATACATTCCCCCCGCCTCGACCGACTTGGACGAGATGGCCCGTCGTTCATCCCGTTTGCAGGCCCAAGACGCGTCTCTTGCGGCGGTGTCCCAACCTGTGCAGCCCATGCCACTAGCGCAACCGATTGAACCTGTTCAGCCAATTCAACCTATTCAACCGATCCAACAGCCTATGCCCGTCGTAGCACCGACTCCCGAAGAAGAGATCTTTGATGCGCGACCGGCGGCCAGCATTGAAGTGAAGACGAAATTTCCCGTTGCGCGCATCAAGCGCATCATGCAAGCTGACGAGGATGTTGGCAAGGTGGCACAAGTGACACCGATCGCTGTCT CCAAAGCACTGGAACTCTTCATGATCTCTCTCGTCACCAAGGCCGCCCAAGAAGCCAAAGAGCGCAATTCCAAGCGCGTCACCGCCACCCACTTGAAGCATGCCGTCGCCAAAGATGAAGTTCTAGACTTCCTTGCAGATATCATTGCCAAAGTCCCAGATGCGCCGGCCAGTCGGAAACATGACGATGACGGCAGCGATCAAAATGAGGGTCGTCGAAAGCGTGGAGGACGCCGACccaaggaagagagtgaTTGA
- a CDS encoding Feruloyl esterase D: MKAALLLAFATSVLGQQTVWGQLVQRRAPLATAATQSTHTTLSVFPAIAEAARPPPRSLPAKPRPAGPAQTNPSSPGGSGNTSQGCGKSSTLKSGTFSTTVNGKQRQYILALPDNYDRSKSYKLIFAPHWLGGTMQDVANGNYYGVRPLAGNSAIFVAPQGLNNGWANEGGQDITFFDQIREKLQSELCIDNDQIYSMGWSYGGSMSYALACARPDVFRGVAVMSGANLSGCSPGTQPVAYYAQHGVSDNVLPINLGRSIRDTFVKDNKCTAQNAPEPAAGSGKHIKTVYSGCSSGHPVWWIPFDGPHEPLATDRGAGSPWTPGEIWSFISQFS, encoded by the exons ATGAAGGCAGCTCTTCTGCTCGCGTTTGCCACATCGGTGCTGGGGCAGCAGACCGTCTGGGGCCAGT TGGTCCAACGACGTGCACCTCTGGCAACTGCTGCAACGCAGTCAACCCATACTACTCTCAGTGTATTCCCGGCAATTGCGGAGGCGGCCAGGCCACCACCACGCTCGTTACCAGCAAAACCACGACCAGCGGGGCCGGCCCAAACAAACCCTAGCTCCCCTGGAGGTTCGGGCAACACCTCCCAGGGATGTGGCAAGTCCTCCACTCTGAAGAGCGGGACATTCTCGACCACTGTGAACGGGAAACAGCGACAATACATCTTGGCGCTGCCCGACAACTATGACCGCAGCAAATCTTACAAGCTCATCTTTGCTCCCCACTGGCTCGGTGGAACCATGCAGGACGTGGCCAACGGAAATTACTACGGCGTCAGACCGCTGGCCGGTAACAGCGCTATCTTCGTCGCTCCGCAGGGTCTGAACAATGGCTGGGCCAACGAGGGCGGCCAGGACATcaccttcttcgaccagATTCGGGAGAAGCTCCAGTCCGAGCTCTGCATCGACAATGACCAGATCTACTCGATGGGCTGGAGTTACGGCGGTTCCATGTCCTACGCGCTTGCCTGCGCGCGACCAGACGTCTTCCGTGGCGTGGCCGTCATGAGCGGTGCCAACCTCAGCGGATGCAGCCCCGGCACCCAACCCGTGGCTTACTACGCCCAGCACGGCGTCTCCGACAATGTCCTGCCCATCAACCTGGGACGCTCCATCCGCGACACCTTTGTCAAGGACAACAAGTGTACGGCCCAGAACGCCCCGGAGCCGGCGGCAGGCAGTGGGAAGCACATCAAGACGGTGTACAGTGGGTGCTCGAGCGGGCACCCCGTCTGGTGGATTCCCTTTGATGGTCCTCACGAGCCTCTGGCGACAGACCGCGGAGCGGGTTCTCCGTGGACTCCGGGTGAGATTTGGAGCTTTATCTCTCAATTCTCTTAG
- a CDS encoding Altered inheritance of mitochondria protein, with protein sequence MGVQSNFSPLSPLPSESSNMSALTDRPLSEIYDKEDRLCPAAEHRPSRRFARFKTQFDAQIVGKKKALRNRIFLALFLIVVVGGVIVLIWFSLVLALIHRLTPSNPSNGLQKIVDQWDTPSDSVSLLTPWPKDFSQGIVPVSCHSHNDYWRSVPLYEALAGGCTGVEADVWLDGKDLLVGHRKNSLSPDRTLNSLYIEPLSIALSNLNHGSSASAPVGLFNVDPSTTVTLLIDIKSDPMTTWPVLHDQLSPLIAGGWLSHWNGTSKALVRGPITVVGTGNTHFDQVVADHDRYIFFDAPLPDLSHNSSYGPENSYYASVSLKKAVGTIWLWGPTADQQDAMQEMIRAAADRGLVSRFWSTPSWPVSLRLKVWRFLAEHQVGMLNVDNIVEATRWNWDWCIVAGLVLC encoded by the exons ATGGGTGTGCAATCGAATTTCTCACCACTTTCTCCACTGCCGTCGGAGTCGAGCAATATGAGTGCGTTGACGGATCGGCCGCTCTCTGAAATCTACGATAAAGAGGACCGACTGTGCCCCGCTGCGGAACACCGTCCTTCGCGCCGGTTTGCCAGATTCAAGACGCAGTTTGACGCACAAATTgtgggaaagaagaaagcccTTCGAAATCGTATatttcttgctctctttctGATCGTTGTGGTCGGCGGTGTGATTGTACT GATATGGTTCTCACTCGTGCTTGCTCTGATCCATCGACTCACACCGTCAAATCCATCCAATGGACTACAGAAAATCGTTGACCAGTGGGACACCCCGTCAGATTCGGTGTCGTTATTGACGCCATGGCCCAAGGATTTCAGCCAAGGGATTGTCCCTGTCTCTTGCCATTCCCACAACGACTACTGGCGCTCGGTTCCTCTGTATGAGGCCCTCGCCGGTGGATGCACCGGCGTGGAGGCAGACGTTTGGCTCGATGGCAAAGACCTCCTGGTCGGTCACCGAAAGAACTCGCTGTCGCCAGACCGCACGTTGAACAGCCTGTACATCGAGCCGTTGTCCATTGCGCTTTCCAACCTGAATCACGGCTCGTCTGCCAGTGCGCCGGTCGGCCTCTTTAACGTGGACCCGTCGACCACCGTCACCCTGTTGATTGACATCAAATCCGACCCTATGACCACATGGCCCGTCCTCCACGACCAACTGAGTCCCCTGATTGCTGGCGGGTGGCTATCCCACTGGAACGGAACCAGCAAGGCGCTCGTCCGCGGTCCCATCACCGTCGTCGGCACGGGAAACACGCATTTCGATCAGGTCGTCGCCGACCACGATCGAtacatcttcttcgacgCACCCCTTCCCGACCTCTCTCACAACTCCTCCTACGGGCCGGAAAACTCATACTACGCCAGTGTCTCGTTGAAGAAAGCGGTCGGGACTATCTGGCTCTGGGGACCCACGGCTGACCAACAGGATGCCATGCAGGAGATGATCCGCGCAGCTGCGGACAGAGGGCTGGTCTCTCGGTTCTGGAGCACTCCCTCATGGCCGGTCAGTCTCCGTCTGAAGGTGTGGAGATTTTTGGCGGAGCATCAGGTGGGCATGTTGAACGTGGACAATATTGTCGAAGCTACCAGGTGGAATTGGGATTGGTGCATTGTCGCGGGGCTTGTATTGTGCTGA